Genomic DNA from Oligoflexus sp.:
CCACGGCCGCTTCGATTTCCTGCCGCGTAATATCCTGGAACTGCAGACTGAGAATAATCTGGTCGATGTTATGCGCCACGCTCTGGGAGCTGATGACCGACGAGTCGACCAGCTTCGAGAACACGGCTGTGGATTCGCGCGCGGTCTGAAGCAGTGACTTCACCGCTTTATCCACGCTATCCTTCTTGCTTTCCGTCTTGCTTCTGTTATCGATCAAGGATTTGGAAATGGCCTCGATCGAATCGTTCACCTTGCCGACGATCTGGGTGATGTCGTTGGACGCCTGATTGGTCCGATCCGACAGCTTCCTGACTTCCTCGGCAACCACCGAGAAGCCCCGACCATGCTCGCCGGCACGCGCAGCTTCGATCGCCGCGTTCAACGCGAGCAGGTTGGTCTGATCCGAGATGTACTGGATATCTTCGGTGATCTTGTTGATGGTCGCGGTGTTTTCCAGGATGGCCTGGATCGACTGCGAGAAGTGCAGATTGAGTTTGCCGTTTTCATCCAGCATGTCCGTCATTTCCTGAAGCAGTTTCAGTGCGACGGAAATCACGCCGGACAGCGAAAGTTTTTCCTCATCATCGCTTTTGCCGAGGCTGCCCGAGAATTGCTTATTGATCTCGTTGGATTCAGCCAGGTGCTCCTGGGCTTTTTCATAAATGGAACGAACCTTGTCACCGATCTCGATGGCCGAGGTTTCCGTGTGTTCGATGACGGCGGACATCTGCTTTTGAATCGTGGGCACGAGACCGAGGATATGCCGCAGAAGTTTTTCCTGGGCCGCAAGATGCTCGTCACGCTCCGAGAGATGCGACTGAAGCTGGCGGATTCTCTCGTTCTGCTTCACGGCCTCATCATTATTGCCGGGCTTACTGAGACGCTCGCGGTGGCCTTCGATCTCGACTTTCAGATCATTCAACTGGACGCGAATATTGGCAAGGTCGGAGTTGCGTTCGCCGAGCTGCACGCGCAGGCGGTTGTTTTCAATCTCCAGCTCTTTGAGCGCCGTCTCCAGTCCGCTCTTGTCCAGCGAATGCTTTTTGTCGAGGTTATTCTTCAGAAGAACGAGCTTCTTTTCGGCAATGCGATCCACCTTGTCGGTGGCCGTTTGCAGCTCCAGATGCAGCCTTTGGATTTCGTCGGCATCGCCTTCGTCTTTCTCAGGCGCAGCGTCCTTGGTGCTGAAGGCCTGGAACACGACAAACGCCCAGAGCACAGCGGCCAGGAGCGGCACGACGAAGCCTTGAAATTCGATCACGGAAGAAAACCCTATCGCTGCTGCGGGCAGTGTGGCCAGCGCGGCTACAACCAGGGGATCTTTGAAAAACCTCGACATAACATCATCCCTTCGCTCGTAACGAAAAAGAGCCGAGTTCAGTAAGTTCATCGGTCGCTCAGGTTAATTCTTGAATTCTTTCCAAGGCTTGG
This window encodes:
- a CDS encoding methyl-accepting chemotaxis protein, with amino-acid sequence MSRFFKDPLVVAALATLPAAAIGFSSVIEFQGFVVPLLAAVLWAFVVFQAFSTKDAAPEKDEGDADEIQRLHLELQTATDKVDRIAEKKLVLLKNNLDKKHSLDKSGLETALKELEIENNRLRVQLGERNSDLANIRVQLNDLKVEIEGHRERLSKPGNNDEAVKQNERIRQLQSHLSERDEHLAAQEKLLRHILGLVPTIQKQMSAVIEHTETSAIEIGDKVRSIYEKAQEHLAESNEINKQFSGSLGKSDDEEKLSLSGVISVALKLLQEMTDMLDENGKLNLHFSQSIQAILENTATINKITEDIQYISDQTNLLALNAAIEAARAGEHGRGFSVVAEEVRKLSDRTNQASNDITQIVGKVNDSIEAISKSLIDNRSKTESKKDSVDKAVKSLLQTARESTAVFSKLVDSSVISSQSVAHNIDQIILSLQFQDITRQEIEAAVVPIRQISNLAEEMVTKLSMLSTDSMNERPMKMAAGQDFVPSAAPKSSASPARQAPPTLTFDDPPVATELKSTSVKKQDSKAGEVLVFDTPDEKLKKEVEPGTKEEAEDQKGAERGDVLLF